The Ictidomys tridecemlineatus isolate mIctTri1 chromosome 6, mIctTri1.hap1, whole genome shotgun sequence genome includes a region encoding these proteins:
- the LOC144378347 gene encoding olfactory receptor 6C76, protein MKNRTSVTDFILLGLTDDPELQVVIFFFLFLTYVLSVTGNLTIITLTLLDSHLKTPMYFFLRNFSFLEISFTSVCNPRFLISILTGDKSISYNACAAQLFFFIFLGSTEFFLLASMSYDRYVAICKPLHYTTIMSNKICYQLIIISWLAGFLVIFPPLTMGLQLDFCDSNVIDHFTCDSAPLLQISCSDTSTLELLSFILALFTLLTTLTLIILSYTYILRTILRIPSSQQRTKAFSTCSSHMIVVSISYGSCIFMYVKTSAKEGVALTKGVAMLNTSVAPMLNPFIYTLRNQQVKQAVKDIVRKIFASKSSI, encoded by the coding sequence atgaaaaatagaacatCAGTAACAGACTTCATCCTCCTGGGTCTAACAGATGATCCAGAGCTTCAGgttgtgattttcttctttttatttctcaccTATGTGCTGAGTGTTACTGGAAATCTAACTATCATCACCCTTACCCTCCTGGATTCCCACCTGAAGACtcccatgtatttcttcctcagGAATTTCTCCTTCCTAGAAATTTCATTTACTTCTGTCTGTAACCCTAGGTTTTTGATCAGCATCCTAACTGGGGACAAGTCGATTTCCTACAATGCTTGTGCAGCTcaactatttttctttatcttcctgGGCTCAACAGAATTTTTCCTCCTGGCCTCTATGTCCTATGATCGCTATGTGGCTATCTGCAAGCCTCTGCATTACACTACCATCATGAGTAACAAGATCTGTTACCAGCTCATCATCATCTCTTGGCTGGCTGGTTTCTTGGTCATTTTTCCACCACTGACCATGGGCTTGCAGTTAGATTTCTGTGATTCCAATGTCATTGACCACTTCACCTGTGACTCTGCTCCTTTGCTGCAAATCTCTTGCTCAGACACCAGTACTCTAGAGCTCTTGAGTTTTATTTTAGCTTTGTTCACTCTCCTAACCACATTGACACTAATAATTCTCTCCTACACTTACATCCTCAGAACAATTCTAAGAATTCCCTCATCTCAACAAAGAACAAAGGCCTTCTCAACCTGTTCCTCACACATGATTGTTGTCTCCATCTCATATGGAAGCTGCATCTTCATGTATGTGAAAACATCAGCAAAGGAAGGAGTTGCTTTAACAAAAGGGGTGGCTATGCTCAACACCTCTGTCGCTCCTATGCTGAATCCATTTATTTACACTCTAAGGAACCAGCAGGTGAAACAAGCAGTTAAAGACATTGTGAGGAAGATATTTGCTTCAAAATCATCAATCTGA